A genomic stretch from Vibrio cortegadensis includes:
- a CDS encoding sensor domain-containing phosphodiesterase, producing the protein MPYKSELKKLQYEHLFGHLNINTSQIDVPDEMFNGWQQTLDLLAEIVDSPAVLIMRVTATDISVFTASRTQGNPYHRHDSEVLGNGLYCETVIQNQSELNIPNALKDKDWDHNPDIKLGMIAYCGLPLTWPDKTPFGTICMLDSQEREYSPLYRQLLERFQNGINANLASLYQHSELQYLNQILENNVQQRTSELAKLSEKLIQEIESRRVIEDSVDYYKSYDALTGLPNRLSFMSSLTQQLNASISPHTTIIYFGLRNFKSINNSYGYVIGDKLLQLFSQRVQRFLSSDTLFARVAGAEFVIAQPKSDTTDEMQLINQIITSSNHPFTIDEFTITIPCCMGIAQSPSDSDNAAELIQKAGAAMDISKVDGSQYTFFTKQTQLNIEQRYHLESNLVDALKNRELSLNYQPLFCLKDNKVIGAEALLRWNSPILGNVPPDQFISLAEHNGQINEIGNFVLHTAISQAAKWYVLQPGDFRIAINISPVQFRCSSFAEHVADLLTLYQLPASALELEITEGILLQDEHIAQRTIKKLQQLGVRVSLDDFGTGYSSLSYLQKYSFNTLKIDRCFITNIEKNEQDRELSKAIIAIGKKLDMHVIAEGVETQAQDDFIKFEECDYGQGYLYGKPVTADSFEKSYLR; encoded by the coding sequence ATGCCCTATAAAAGCGAGCTTAAAAAACTGCAATATGAGCACCTATTTGGTCACCTGAATATTAATACCTCTCAGATAGATGTACCTGATGAGATGTTTAATGGTTGGCAGCAAACACTCGATCTCTTAGCGGAGATTGTCGATAGTCCTGCGGTGCTGATTATGAGAGTCACAGCGACTGATATTTCAGTATTTACAGCGAGCCGAACTCAAGGTAACCCTTACCACCGGCATGATAGTGAGGTGCTAGGTAATGGCCTTTACTGTGAAACGGTGATTCAGAATCAGAGTGAATTGAATATACCTAACGCACTTAAGGATAAGGATTGGGATCATAACCCTGACATCAAGCTAGGAATGATCGCTTACTGTGGGTTGCCGTTAACTTGGCCAGATAAGACACCATTTGGCACTATTTGTATGTTAGATAGTCAAGAACGAGAATACAGCCCACTTTACCGACAGTTATTGGAACGGTTTCAAAATGGAATTAACGCTAACTTGGCGAGCTTATATCAACATTCCGAGTTGCAATATCTGAATCAAATCCTTGAAAATAATGTTCAACAGAGAACCTCAGAACTGGCAAAATTGAGTGAAAAGTTGATTCAAGAAATTGAGAGCCGTAGAGTCATTGAAGATTCCGTAGACTACTATAAAAGCTACGATGCTCTCACTGGCTTACCTAATCGCTTAAGCTTTATGAGTTCATTGACCCAACAGTTAAATGCTTCAATATCACCACATACAACCATTATCTATTTTGGATTACGAAATTTTAAGTCGATTAATAATAGTTACGGTTATGTGATTGGCGATAAATTACTGCAGCTTTTTAGCCAACGTGTACAGCGCTTTCTAAGCAGCGATACTCTATTTGCCAGAGTCGCGGGAGCGGAATTTGTTATCGCGCAACCTAAGAGTGATACAACAGATGAAATGCAGTTGATTAATCAAATCATAACTAGCAGTAATCACCCGTTTACGATCGACGAATTTACCATCACGATTCCTTGCTGCATGGGGATAGCGCAGTCACCGTCAGATTCTGATAACGCAGCTGAATTGATACAGAAAGCGGGAGCGGCGATGGATATCAGTAAGGTTGATGGTTCTCAATACACATTCTTTACGAAGCAAACTCAGTTAAATATTGAGCAGCGATATCACCTGGAATCTAATTTAGTCGATGCACTTAAAAATCGAGAGTTGAGCCTTAACTACCAGCCTCTCTTCTGCCTCAAGGATAACAAAGTGATCGGTGCGGAAGCCCTATTGCGTTGGAATAGCCCAATTTTAGGAAATGTACCGCCGGATCAATTTATCAGCCTTGCCGAGCACAATGGACAGATCAATGAGATCGGTAACTTTGTCTTACATACTGCGATTTCCCAAGCTGCAAAATGGTATGTCCTACAACCGGGCGATTTTCGAATCGCGATTAATATCTCTCCGGTTCAATTTAGGTGCTCGAGCTTTGCTGAACATGTTGCCGATCTTTTAACTTTGTACCAATTACCCGCATCGGCGTTGGAGCTTGAGATTACTGAAGGCATTTTATTGCAAGATGAGCATATTGCGCAGCGTACGATCAAGAAGCTGCAGCAACTGGGTGTTAGAGTGTCTTTGGATGATTTTGGGACGGGGTATTCATCTTTAAGTTACTTACAAAAATATTCTTTTAATACCCTTAAAATTGACCGCTGCTTTATCACTAATATAGAAAAAAATGAGCAAGATAGAGAGCTTTCTAAAGCGATCATCGCCATTGGTAAAAAGTTGGATATGCACGTCATCGCCGAAGGGGTAGAAACACAAGCCCAAGATGATTTCATTAAATTTGAAGAGTGCGATTATGGACAAGGCTACCTTTACGGCAAGCCTGTTACTGCTGATTCATTTGAAAAGAGTTATT
- a CDS encoding DUF2301 domain-containing membrane protein, whose translation MANPEHKETLDRFDKLSVCLYRSGISLFSVVAIMYSAILAGKAEWMVIPADMERGCLLIMSISAAMSAANIHVYDKLVRAVISWSSWIGILLMLSDPNLFYSWLSLGFIFITFSGIALKESFCFKVLGLKLVPLLLALSTFLMMFESWMLAAVMLFVSGFVLAYLSYEKWRMPLHFDIGDKSNYQV comes from the coding sequence GTGGCAAATCCAGAGCATAAAGAGACGTTAGATCGCTTTGATAAATTAAGCGTGTGTTTGTATCGGAGTGGTATTAGCTTGTTTTCGGTAGTGGCGATTATGTATTCCGCAATACTGGCAGGAAAAGCAGAGTGGATGGTGATACCTGCCGATATGGAGAGAGGGTGCTTGCTGATCATGAGTATCTCAGCGGCTATGAGCGCGGCTAATATACACGTTTACGATAAGCTTGTGAGAGCGGTGATCTCATGGTCGAGTTGGATTGGTATTCTTTTGATGTTGAGTGATCCCAATCTGTTTTATTCATGGCTATCTCTTGGTTTTATTTTTATTACCTTCTCCGGAATTGCGTTAAAAGAGTCCTTCTGTTTTAAAGTGCTAGGTTTAAAATTGGTACCACTGTTACTGGCTTTAAGCACATTTTTGATGATGTTTGAAAGTTGGATGTTGGCCGCTGTGATGTTATTCGTTTCAGGTTTCGTGTTAGCTTATTTATCCTATGAAAAATGGCGAATGCCGCTTCATTTCGATATTGGTGATAAGTCTAATTACCAAGTGTAA